From Streptomyces sp. NBC_01460, a single genomic window includes:
- a CDS encoding GDSL-type esterase/lipase family protein: MRFLFVGDSMTIGRSGDFTWRYRMWQHLRATLGDGGYAITGPRAELYDTEAGAPLSHAYGDPDFPAPARRHLAGWGEGWLHMAPVIADTVTATRADVLLVSLGLIDLGFYTDSGQTAVNVREFITAARAANPRIRLVLLPVIPNVRAESDAPFAAECDRFNTLLAKAVADLDTPSSPVLLAPHPAGYDIHTDTYDGTHPGPTGEHKLAGAFADAMHQAWGVGGPYAGALAAA, from the coding sequence ATGCGTTTTCTCTTCGTCGGTGACTCCATGACCATCGGGCGTTCCGGCGACTTCACCTGGCGCTACCGCATGTGGCAGCACCTCCGGGCGACCCTGGGCGACGGCGGCTACGCGATCACGGGCCCGCGTGCCGAGTTGTACGACACCGAGGCCGGCGCCCCGCTCTCCCACGCCTACGGCGACCCGGACTTCCCCGCGCCCGCACGCCGTCACCTGGCGGGCTGGGGCGAGGGCTGGCTCCACATGGCGCCCGTCATCGCGGACACGGTGACGGCGACCCGCGCCGACGTCCTGCTGGTCTCGCTCGGCCTGATAGACCTCGGCTTCTACACCGACAGCGGTCAGACGGCGGTGAACGTACGGGAGTTCATCACCGCGGCCCGCGCTGCGAACCCGCGGATCAGGCTGGTGCTGCTCCCCGTCATACCCAACGTCCGGGCGGAGTCCGACGCCCCCTTCGCCGCCGAGTGCGACCGCTTCAACACGCTGCTCGCGAAGGCGGTGGCCGACCTGGACACCCCCTCGTCCCCGGTCCTGCTGGCCCCGCACCCCGCCGGCTACGACATCCACACGGACACCTACGACGGCACCCACCCCGGCCCCACGGGCGAGCACAAACTGGCCGGGGCCTTCGCCGACGCGATGCACCAGGCCTGGGGCGTGGGCGGCCCGTACGCGGGAGCGCTGGCAGCGGCCTGA
- a CDS encoding WD40 repeat domain-containing protein, translated as MRSLLTVSAAAALLFLTGAVPAVADDGDGADRTFTIEDPRITESSGLAASRIHPGVYWTHNDSEDGPYVYAVDSRTGKTVATITMKGVGEPRDVEAISLGPDGNLYVGDIGDNLDGSWDHVWIYRFPEPKRLADATVRATQFDVTYADGARNAEAMMVHPKSGRVYIASKNEDGGGLYEGPQKLTTGGNNVFRRVGEVPWVTDGAFSPDGRNVVFRSYFSARGYAFEGGRLGADHAVSVPLQGQSESVTYTADGSAMMFGSEGENSEVVRVDVEGGGDGEGGRTPSPNGGGGGTTPGGDGDEGGPGKGTATGGVVAVVVIVLALLAAKRRRG; from the coding sequence ATGAGATCGCTGCTGACCGTCTCCGCCGCCGCTGCCCTCCTGTTCCTGACGGGGGCGGTGCCCGCCGTCGCGGACGACGGGGACGGGGCGGACAGGACCTTCACGATCGAGGACCCCCGGATCACCGAGTCCAGCGGGCTCGCCGCCAGCCGCATCCACCCGGGCGTCTACTGGACGCACAACGACAGCGAGGACGGCCCGTACGTCTACGCCGTCGACTCCCGCACGGGGAAGACCGTGGCGACGATCACCATGAAGGGGGTGGGGGAGCCCCGGGACGTGGAGGCGATCTCCCTCGGCCCCGACGGGAACCTGTACGTCGGTGACATCGGCGACAACCTCGACGGCTCCTGGGACCACGTCTGGATCTACCGCTTCCCCGAACCGAAGCGCCTCGCGGACGCCACGGTGCGGGCGACGCAGTTCGACGTGACGTACGCGGACGGGGCGCGCAACGCCGAGGCGATGATGGTCCATCCGAAGTCCGGGCGGGTCTACATCGCCTCGAAGAACGAGGACGGCGGCGGTCTCTACGAGGGCCCCCAGAAGCTCACGACCGGCGGGAACAACGTGTTCCGGCGGGTCGGTGAGGTGCCGTGGGTGACGGACGGGGCGTTCTCGCCGGACGGCAGGAACGTGGTCTTCCGCTCGTACTTCAGCGCCCGGGGCTACGCCTTCGAAGGCGGCAGGCTCGGTGCCGACCACGCGGTGAGCGTGCCGCTCCAGGGGCAGTCCGAGTCGGTGACGTACACGGCGGACGGCTCCGCCATGATGTTCGGCTCCGAGGGGGAGAACAGCGAGGTCGTCCGCGTGGACGTGGAGGGCGGCGGCGACGGCGAGGGCGGCAGGACACCCTCCCCGAACGGCGGGGGCGGCGGGACGACGCCCGGGGGTGACGGGGACGAGGGCGGTCCCGGCAAGGGCACCGCGACCGGGGGTGTCGTGGCCGTCGTCGTCATCGTGCTGGCCCTGCTCGCGGCCAAGCGCCGCCGAGGCTAG
- a CDS encoding histidine phosphatase family protein, whose translation MRLLLIRHGQTPSNVKRVLDTAEPGAALTPLGQEQAAALPDALAGERIEALYASTLLRTQLTVAPLAARTGLEVRVRDGIRELSAGDLEKCGDDQAIETYMTTVFAWAAGDTALRMPGGENGVEALRRFDAVVEEAAGTGAGTVAMVSHGAAIRMWSAARAENVDIPYASARELRNTGVVILSGSPDEGWSVLHWEGRAVGAEDSGTGSSGPAGEAVEGVEG comes from the coding sequence ATGCGGCTGCTGCTCATACGCCACGGTCAGACCCCTTCCAACGTCAAGCGCGTCCTGGACACCGCCGAGCCCGGCGCGGCCCTGACCCCCCTGGGGCAGGAGCAGGCAGCCGCTCTCCCGGACGCCCTCGCGGGGGAGAGGATCGAGGCCCTCTACGCCTCGACGCTGCTCCGCACCCAGCTCACCGTGGCGCCCCTGGCGGCACGGACGGGGCTGGAGGTCCGGGTCCGAGACGGCATCAGGGAGCTGTCCGCCGGCGACCTCGAGAAGTGCGGGGACGACCAGGCCATCGAGACGTACATGACCACGGTCTTCGCCTGGGCGGCGGGGGACACCGCGCTCCGCATGCCGGGCGGGGAGAACGGCGTGGAGGCCTTGCGCCGCTTCGACGCCGTCGTCGAGGAGGCCGCGGGCACCGGGGCCGGGACCGTGGCGATGGTCAGCCACGGCGCCGCCATCCGCATGTGGTCGGCGGCCCGCGCCGAGAACGTCGACATCCCCTACGCGTCCGCTCGCGAGCTGCGGAACACCGGCGTCGTCATCCTCTCCGGCTCTCCGGACGAGGGCTGGAGCGTCCTCCACTGGGAGGGACGTGCGGTCGGCGCCGAGGACAGCGGGACCGGGTCGAGCGGACCCGCGGGGGAGGCGGTCGAGGGCGTCGAGGGCTAG
- a CDS encoding toxin-antitoxin system HicB family antitoxin translates to MDLTPYVDTLRRELAVAAEAGGEEARELAERLTAPLESATRLTMLNVLSAAMDEITRELAPGSVDVRLRGLDPDFVVTRPAGAEAYEAAERPAEPLKAPTPAPADSDDGGTARVNLRLPAHLKARAEEAANSEGLSVNAWLVRAVSAAVDGGHPSRTAEKTRATRTVGQSFTGWVR, encoded by the coding sequence ATGGACCTCACGCCGTATGTCGACACCCTCCGCCGTGAACTCGCGGTGGCCGCCGAAGCCGGCGGAGAAGAAGCCCGCGAGCTGGCCGAGCGGCTCACCGCTCCACTGGAGTCGGCGACCCGCCTGACGATGCTCAACGTGCTCTCCGCCGCGATGGACGAGATCACCCGCGAGCTCGCCCCCGGCTCCGTCGACGTCCGGCTGCGCGGGCTCGACCCCGACTTCGTGGTGACGCGGCCGGCCGGCGCCGAGGCGTACGAGGCGGCCGAGCGTCCGGCCGAGCCGCTCAAGGCGCCGACCCCGGCGCCGGCCGACAGTGACGACGGCGGCACCGCCCGCGTCAACCTGCGCCTTCCCGCCCACCTCAAGGCGCGCGCCGAGGAGGCCGCGAACAGCGAGGGCCTGTCGGTCAACGCGTGGCTGGTGCGGGCCGTGTCGGCCGCGGTCGACGGCGGCCACCCGTCGCGTACGGCGGAGAAGACCCGTGCCACCCGCACCGTCGGACAGAGCTTCACCGGCTGGGTGCGCTAG
- a CDS encoding DUF4097 family beta strand repeat-containing protein — MPSFDTPAAISVTAHVEAGSIRLIATDRLDTLVEVRPRDPKKDQDVRAAEQTEVHCANGLLTLRTPKQRYLVGRTGTVDVAVELPAGSKVEMTGAWAQVYGEGRLGDVRVKTSSGDVRLDTTGPLHLTASHGSITVEHVAGSAEITTSSGSMRVGTIEGTAVLKNSHGTTIIGEALGDLRVRGANGDIHIERAEASVSATTAHGTLRVGDVARGTVQLETSYGAIEIGIREGTAAWIDAGSGSGQVHNALTASESPESSEDTVEVKARTRFGNIEIRRAKP, encoded by the coding sequence ATGCCTTCTTTCGACACCCCCGCAGCGATCTCGGTCACCGCCCACGTGGAGGCCGGATCCATCCGCCTCATCGCCACCGACCGTCTCGACACGCTCGTCGAGGTACGGCCCCGTGACCCGAAGAAGGACCAAGACGTGCGGGCCGCCGAGCAGACCGAAGTGCACTGCGCGAACGGCCTGCTGACCCTCAGGACCCCCAAGCAGCGCTATCTCGTCGGGCGTACCGGCACCGTCGACGTGGCGGTCGAGCTGCCCGCCGGGTCGAAGGTGGAGATGACCGGGGCCTGGGCCCAGGTGTACGGCGAGGGCCGGCTCGGCGACGTCCGAGTGAAGACCTCGTCGGGCGACGTCCGCCTCGACACCACCGGGCCGCTGCACCTGACCGCGTCCCACGGCAGCATCACCGTGGAGCACGTCGCGGGGTCCGCCGAGATCACCACCAGCTCCGGCAGCATGCGCGTCGGCACCATCGAGGGCACGGCCGTCCTGAAGAACTCGCACGGCACCACGATCATCGGCGAGGCCCTGGGGGACCTGCGCGTCCGTGGCGCCAACGGAGACATCCACATCGAGCGCGCCGAGGCCTCGGTCTCCGCCACCACCGCCCACGGCACCCTGCGCGTCGGTGACGTCGCCCGCGGAACCGTCCAGCTGGAGACCTCCTACGGGGCCATCGAGATCGGCATCCGTGAGGGCACGGCCGCCTGGATCGACGCCGGCTCGGGCTCCGGCCAGGTGCACAACGCGCTCACCGCTTCCGAGAGCCCGGAGTCGTCCGAGGACACCGTCGAGGTCAAGGCCCGTACCCGCTTCGGCAACATCGAGATCCGCCGCGCCAAGCCCTGA
- a CDS encoding ATP-binding cassette domain-containing protein, translated as MPMPSQGDVQPSSVAVSAVGLRKSYGDKTVLDGVDLRIPAGSVFALLGPNGAGKTTVVKILSTLISGSGGQAQVGGHDVAASPEAVRSVIGVTGQFSAVDGLITGEENMLLMADLHHLSKAEGRRVTAELLERFDLVEAAKKPAASYSGGMKRRLDIAMTLVGGPRIIFLDEPTTGLDPRARHTMWGIIRELVTDGVTVFLTTQYLEEADELADHIAVLHDGRIAAEGSADQLKRLVPGGHVRLRFTDPAAYRSATTTLNEATGDDESLTVRIPSDGSQRELRSILDWLDSAGIEADELTVHTPDLDDVFFALTGTTDDHNQPSQPNQPKADVR; from the coding sequence ATGCCCATGCCTAGTCAAGGTGATGTCCAGCCGTCGTCCGTCGCCGTCTCCGCGGTCGGGCTGCGGAAGTCCTACGGTGACAAGACGGTCCTGGACGGCGTCGATCTGCGGATTCCCGCGGGGTCGGTCTTCGCGCTGCTGGGGCCGAACGGTGCCGGTAAGACGACGGTCGTGAAGATCCTGTCCACGCTGATCTCCGGGAGCGGTGGTCAGGCCCAGGTCGGAGGCCACGACGTGGCCGCCTCGCCTGAGGCGGTGCGCAGTGTGATCGGTGTGACGGGTCAGTTCTCGGCGGTGGACGGGCTGATCACGGGTGAGGAGAACATGCTCCTCATGGCGGACCTGCACCACCTGTCGAAGGCGGAGGGGCGGCGGGTGACCGCGGAGCTCCTGGAGCGCTTCGATCTGGTGGAGGCGGCGAAGAAGCCGGCCGCGAGCTACTCCGGCGGTATGAAGCGGCGACTGGACATCGCGATGACGCTGGTGGGCGGCCCCCGGATCATCTTCCTCGACGAGCCCACCACCGGGCTCGACCCCCGGGCCCGTCACACCATGTGGGGCATCATCCGCGAGCTCGTCACCGACGGGGTCACCGTCTTCCTGACCACGCAGTACCTGGAGGAGGCCGACGAACTCGCCGACCACATCGCCGTCCTCCACGACGGCCGCATCGCCGCCGAAGGCAGTGCCGACCAGCTCAAGCGGCTCGTCCCCGGCGGACACGTCCGCCTCCGCTTCACCGACCCCGCCGCCTACCGCTCCGCCACCACCACGCTGAACGAGGCCACCGGCGACGACGAATCCCTCACCGTACGCATCCCCAGCGACGGCAGCCAGCGCGAACTGCGCTCCATCCTGGACTGGTTGGACAGCGCCGGCATCGAGGCCGACGAGCTGACCGTCCACACCCCCGACCTCGACGACGTCTTCTTCGCCCTCACCGGCACCACCGACGACCACAACCAGCCGAGCCAGCCGAACCAGCCGAAGGCGGATGTCCGATGA
- a CDS encoding ABC transporter permease, whose protein sequence is MSTLSLAVRDSTTMLRRNLLHARRYPSMTLNLLLTPVMLLLLFVYIFGDVMSAGIGGGGADRSDYIAYIVPGILLMTIGSAVVGAAVSVSMDMTEGIIARFRTMAIHRGSVLIGHVLGSVLQSIAAVVLVGAVGVAIGFRSVDATALEWLAAFGLLALFALALTWIAVGMGMASPNVEAAGNSAMPLILLPLISSAFTPVDAMPGWFRPIAEYQPFTPAIETLRGLLLGTEIGHNGWLALAWTVALTGLGYYWSTSMFKRDPK, encoded by the coding sequence ATGAGCACCCTCTCCCTCGCCGTGCGTGACTCCACCACGATGCTGCGCCGCAACCTCCTGCACGCCCGCCGCTACCCGTCGATGACCCTGAACCTGCTGCTCACCCCGGTCATGCTCCTGCTGCTCTTCGTCTACATCTTCGGCGACGTCATGAGCGCCGGCATCGGCGGAGGCGGTGCGGACCGCTCCGACTACATCGCGTACATCGTCCCGGGCATCCTGCTGATGACCATCGGCAGCGCCGTCGTCGGGGCCGCGGTGTCCGTCTCGATGGACATGACGGAGGGGATCATCGCCCGCTTCCGGACGATGGCGATCCACCGCGGGTCGGTGCTCATCGGGCACGTCCTCGGCAGCGTCCTGCAGTCCATCGCCGCCGTCGTCCTCGTGGGAGCCGTCGGCGTGGCCATCGGCTTCCGCTCCGTGGACGCCACCGCTCTGGAGTGGCTGGCAGCCTTCGGGCTCCTCGCCCTCTTCGCCCTCGCCCTGACCTGGATCGCGGTCGGGATGGGCATGGCCAGTCCGAACGTGGAGGCGGCCGGCAACAGCGCGATGCCGCTGATCCTGCTGCCCCTCATCTCCAGCGCCTTCACCCCGGTCGACGCCATGCCCGGCTGGTTCCGGCCGATCGCCGAGTACCAGCCCTTCACCCCCGCCATCGAAACCCTCCGCGGCCTCCTCCTGGGCACCGAGATCGGCCACAACGGCTGGCTCGCCCTCGCCTGGACCGTCGCCCTGACCGGACTCGGCTACTACTGGTCGACCTCGATGTTCAAGCGCGACCCGAAGTAG
- a CDS encoding LysR family transcriptional regulator, which produces MDVHGRDLRYFTAVAEELSFTRAAERLFVSQPALSKQIRMLEKQVGAELFDRDRRTVRLTTVGEALLPHARAVLAAWEAAEAALEAAKDSERGTLTVGMSTSPGRGLLPALRARLTARFPSARPVLRQVNWADGSAGLADGSCDVAFVWLPLPDAERYRWVVVAQEPRLIALPDDHPLAARASDDPEGTADFADFLDEPFLSLPPESGPMRDYWLALDARGGREPRIGGVVGSAEEAHEAVANGEGVALLASGNAPLIARDNVVCLPVRGVSPSQLAVAARRDDERPLVRAYLAGARELAAGTGPHTGR; this is translated from the coding sequence ATGGACGTCCACGGGCGCGATCTCCGCTACTTCACAGCCGTGGCCGAGGAGTTGAGCTTCACCCGGGCCGCCGAGCGGCTCTTCGTCTCCCAGCCCGCGCTGAGCAAGCAGATACGGATGCTGGAGAAGCAGGTCGGTGCCGAACTCTTCGACCGGGACCGGCGCACCGTCCGGCTGACCACCGTGGGAGAGGCGCTGCTGCCGCACGCTCGGGCGGTGCTGGCGGCCTGGGAGGCGGCGGAGGCGGCCCTGGAAGCCGCGAAGGACTCCGAGCGGGGAACCCTCACGGTGGGGATGTCCACCAGTCCCGGGCGTGGGCTGCTCCCCGCCCTGCGGGCCCGTCTCACCGCCCGCTTCCCGTCGGCCCGCCCGGTTCTGCGGCAGGTCAACTGGGCTGACGGGAGCGCGGGGTTGGCGGACGGCTCGTGCGATGTGGCGTTCGTCTGGCTTCCCTTGCCCGACGCCGAGCGCTACCGCTGGGTGGTGGTGGCGCAGGAGCCGAGACTGATCGCGCTGCCGGACGACCACCCGCTCGCGGCGCGGGCGTCCGATGACCCGGAGGGGACGGCCGACTTCGCGGACTTCCTGGACGAACCCTTCCTCTCCCTGCCTCCGGAATCCGGACCGATGCGGGACTACTGGCTGGCCCTGGACGCCCGGGGCGGCCGGGAGCCGCGGATCGGCGGAGTGGTCGGCAGCGCGGAGGAGGCCCACGAGGCCGTGGCCAACGGCGAGGGCGTGGCACTGCTGGCCTCCGGGAACGCCCCGCTGATCGCCCGGGACAACGTCGTCTGCCTGCCGGTCCGCGGGGTCAGCCCGTCGCAGCTGGCGGTGGCGGCGCGCCGCGACGACGAACGGCCGCTGGTCCGCGCCTATCTGGCCGGGGCGCGGGAGCTGGCCGCCGGTACGGGACCACACACCGGCCGGTGA
- a CDS encoding oxidoreductase — MSVNDGKVWLITGANSGFGRALAEAAIAAGDTVVAAVRRTSALDDLVAAHPGQVEAVALDITDGERIDEVAADVLARYGRVDVLVNNAGRTQVGAFEETTEQELRALFDLHVFGPARLTRALLPSMRERRSGSVVMMSSMGGQLSFAGFSAYSATKAALEQLSEGLTDEVRPYGIKVLIVEPGSFRTNLFGQGAAYFSEENPAYADTAGRTRQVVGAGGGDAPGDPAKAAAAIRQALEAERTPLRLPLGGDAVDALVGHLDSVRAELTEWEKVSRGTDFDSE, encoded by the coding sequence ATGAGCGTGAACGACGGCAAGGTGTGGCTGATCACCGGAGCGAACAGCGGCTTCGGGCGTGCCCTCGCGGAGGCGGCGATCGCCGCCGGTGACACCGTGGTCGCGGCGGTCCGGCGGACCTCGGCCCTCGACGATCTGGTCGCCGCCCACCCCGGCCAGGTCGAGGCGGTCGCCCTGGACATCACCGACGGCGAGCGGATCGACGAGGTCGCCGCCGATGTCCTGGCCCGCTACGGCAGGGTGGACGTCCTGGTGAACAACGCCGGGCGCACCCAGGTCGGTGCGTTCGAGGAGACCACCGAGCAGGAGCTGCGGGCCCTCTTCGACCTGCACGTCTTCGGGCCCGCCCGGCTGACCAGGGCGCTCCTTCCGAGCATGCGGGAGAGGCGCAGCGGGTCGGTCGTCATGATGAGCAGCATGGGCGGCCAGCTCTCGTTCGCCGGCTTCTCCGCGTACAGCGCCACCAAGGCTGCGCTGGAACAGCTCTCCGAGGGGCTGACCGACGAGGTCCGGCCCTACGGGATCAAGGTGCTGATCGTGGAGCCGGGGAGCTTCAGGACCAATCTCTTCGGCCAGGGCGCGGCGTACTTCAGCGAGGAGAACCCCGCGTACGCCGACACGGCGGGCCGGACCCGGCAGGTGGTGGGGGCCGGCGGCGGTGACGCCCCGGGCGACCCCGCGAAGGCGGCGGCTGCGATCCGCCAGGCCCTGGAGGCGGAGCGCACGCCCCTGCGACTGCCCCTCGGCGGGGACGCAGTCGACGCCCTCGTCGGGCACCTGGACTCGGTCCGGGCGGAACTCACGGAGTGGGAGAAGGTCTCCCGGGGCACGGACTTCGACAGCGAGTGA
- a CDS encoding PPOX class F420-dependent oxidoreductase, whose amino-acid sequence METIRELEPFVKQYTVLLSSRRPDGSAARTPVSIAVEGDHAYIRTFSSAWKVDRMRNHPVVEIAPCTVRGAPTGPPVKAWARLLQEGSKEDTHASRTMSRKYPALQGVAVPLAHRLKRDHTLHYELRPVTDEI is encoded by the coding sequence ATGGAGACGATCCGTGAGCTAGAGCCTTTCGTGAAGCAGTACACCGTCCTGCTCAGCAGCCGCAGGCCGGACGGATCAGCTGCCCGTACGCCGGTCAGCATCGCCGTGGAGGGCGACCACGCCTACATCCGCACGTTCTCCTCGGCCTGGAAGGTCGACCGGATGCGGAACCACCCGGTGGTGGAGATCGCCCCGTGCACCGTCCGGGGTGCGCCGACGGGACCGCCCGTGAAGGCCTGGGCGCGGCTCCTGCAGGAGGGATCGAAGGAGGACACCCACGCCTCCCGGACGATGTCCAGGAAGTACCCGGCCCTCCAGGGCGTGGCGGTCCCGCTCGCCCACCGGCTGAAGCGCGACCACACGCTCCACTACGAACTGCGGCCGGTCACCGACGAGATCTGA
- a CDS encoding TetR/AcrR family transcriptional regulator: protein MTKSGPADGTTTGSGDIARSLELLWGTGERPSRGPKPGLTLDRIITTAVGVADAEGLDALSMRRLSTELGTGTMTLYRYVPGKAELLDLMLDRVQGEPLTVDASEVPGDWRVAVDVMAHTYRATLRAHPWLLKINQARTVLGPSALRGLELALTGLRGMGLTDPELIGVIITVNSFVEGLARTETHAAEAARETGLSDAAFWEGQRPYLERAMLSGGYPRMAALSEDAFGSDFDHFAFGLGRIVDGLEALVRKRAGV from the coding sequence ATGACGAAGAGCGGACCGGCAGACGGCACCACCACCGGGAGTGGCGACATCGCCCGCAGTCTGGAGCTCCTCTGGGGCACCGGCGAGCGCCCCAGCCGCGGCCCCAAGCCGGGCCTCACGCTCGACCGGATCATCACCACGGCCGTCGGCGTCGCCGACGCGGAGGGCCTCGACGCCCTCTCGATGCGCCGGCTGTCCACGGAGCTCGGCACCGGCACGATGACGCTCTACCGGTACGTCCCCGGCAAGGCGGAGCTGCTCGACCTGATGCTGGACCGCGTCCAGGGCGAGCCGCTCACAGTGGACGCCTCGGAGGTGCCCGGGGACTGGCGGGTGGCGGTCGACGTCATGGCCCACACCTACCGGGCCACCCTCCGGGCCCACCCCTGGCTCCTCAAGATCAACCAGGCTCGCACGGTCCTCGGGCCGAGCGCCCTGCGCGGCCTCGAACTGGCCCTGACCGGGCTCCGGGGGATGGGCCTCACCGACCCGGAACTGATCGGCGTGATCATCACGGTGAACAGCTTCGTGGAGGGCCTCGCCCGCACCGAGACCCACGCCGCGGAGGCCGCCAGGGAGACGGGCCTCAGCGACGCCGCCTTCTGGGAGGGCCAGCGCCCCTACCTGGAGCGGGCCATGCTGAGCGGTGGCTATCCGCGCATGGCCGCCCTGTCGGAGGACGCGTTCGGGAGCGACTTCGACCACTTCGCGTTCGGCCTCGGCCGCATCGTCGACGGCCTGGAGGCCCTGGTCCGGAAGCGTGCGGGAGTGTAG
- a CDS encoding ATP-binding cassette domain-containing protein, with protein sequence MSASGYAVLAERVVKRYGARKGAPETYALDEFDLAVRPGTVHGLLGPNGAGKTTAVRVLATLLRFDGGRAEVAGLDVAREPHRVRSRIGLAGQYAAVDEVLTGRQNLEMFGRLFHLGGGGARRRAGELLERFDLVDAAGKGVREYSGGMRRRLDLAASMILAPAVLFLDEPTTGLDPRSRGEVWDAVRALVAGGTTVLLTTQYLDEADRLASQITVIDRGRAIADDSPDRLKDRVGGDRIEVVVVEPADLPAVAEAVGRVAGGGPVVTEAPDRRVHAQVADRVAALTQVARTLQDEGIAVEDIGLRRPSLDDVFLRLTGHGAETAQDTGTGQDAGTMRDAGTGQDAGTVKGMEAAA encoded by the coding sequence ATGTCCGCGTCCGGATATGCCGTGCTGGCCGAGAGAGTGGTGAAGAGGTACGGGGCGAGGAAGGGGGCCCCGGAGACGTACGCCCTCGACGAGTTCGACCTGGCCGTCCGGCCGGGGACCGTGCACGGGCTGCTCGGGCCGAACGGTGCGGGCAAGACCACCGCCGTACGGGTGCTCGCCACCCTGCTGCGGTTCGACGGGGGCAGGGCGGAGGTCGCCGGTCTGGACGTGGCGCGCGAACCGCACCGCGTACGGAGCCGGATCGGGCTCGCCGGGCAGTACGCCGCCGTGGACGAGGTGCTCACCGGCCGGCAGAACCTGGAGATGTTCGGCCGCCTCTTCCATCTGGGCGGCGGCGGGGCCCGGCGGCGGGCCGGTGAGCTGCTGGAGCGGTTCGACCTGGTGGACGCCGCGGGAAAGGGGGTCAGGGAGTACAGCGGAGGCATGCGGCGGCGGCTCGATCTTGCCGCCTCGATGATCCTCGCGCCCGCGGTGCTGTTCCTGGACGAGCCCACGACCGGGCTCGACCCCCGGAGCCGCGGTGAGGTCTGGGACGCCGTGCGGGCGCTCGTGGCCGGCGGCACGACGGTGCTGCTGACGACGCAGTACCTCGACGAGGCGGACAGGCTCGCCTCGCAGATCACGGTCATCGACCGGGGGAGGGCGATCGCGGACGACAGTCCGGACCGGCTCAAGGACCGGGTCGGCGGTGACCGGATCGAGGTCGTCGTCGTCGAGCCGGCCGATCTGCCGGCGGTGGCGGAGGCCGTGGGCCGGGTCGCCGGCGGCGGACCGGTGGTGACGGAGGCGCCGGACCGGCGCGTGCACGCCCAGGTCGCCGACCGCGTGGCCGCGCTGACCCAGGTGGCGCGGACCCTGCAGGACGAGGGGATCGCGGTCGAGGACATCGGACTGCGCAGGCCGAGCCTGGACGACGTGTTCCTGCGGCTGACGGGACACGGAGCGGAGACGGCGCAGGACACCGGGACCGGACAGGACGCCGGGACCATGAGGGACGCCGGGACCGGACAGGACGCCGGGACCGTGAAGGGCATGGAGGCCGCCGCATGA
- a CDS encoding ABC transporter permease has protein sequence MTTLGVHTTVARERSRAYWAVADCWNVTRRSLTHYQRQPLAIVWQLGFPIISVLLYGYIFGSAMKVPGGGDYRAFLMPGMFATTMTMGFMSTAMAVVTDAGKGVIDRFRSMPMAPSAVATGRGAADLVVACAELTILAATALAIGWRAGGTPLEAVGAFGLLLLLRFSLIWVGVWLGLVVPNAESAGGLYAVAFPVTMISSALVAPSLMPDWLGAVAAWNPVSSTVTAARQLFGNPVANGGTWVEEHALLMAVVWPLVITLLFLPLAVRRFRRLSR, from the coding sequence ATGACCACGCTCGGAGTGCACACCACCGTCGCCCGCGAGCGGAGTCGCGCCTACTGGGCGGTCGCCGACTGCTGGAACGTCACCCGTCGCAGCCTCACCCACTACCAGCGGCAGCCCCTCGCGATCGTCTGGCAGCTCGGCTTCCCGATCATCTCCGTCCTGCTGTACGGCTACATCTTCGGCAGCGCCATGAAGGTCCCCGGGGGCGGCGACTACCGGGCGTTCCTCATGCCAGGCATGTTCGCCACCACCATGACGATGGGCTTCATGAGCACCGCCATGGCCGTCGTCACCGACGCGGGCAAGGGCGTCATCGACCGCTTCCGGTCCATGCCCATGGCCCCGTCCGCCGTCGCCACCGGTCGGGGAGCCGCCGACCTCGTGGTGGCCTGTGCCGAGCTGACGATCCTGGCGGCCACGGCGCTCGCGATCGGCTGGCGGGCGGGCGGCACCCCGCTGGAGGCGGTGGGCGCGTTCGGGCTCCTGCTGCTCCTGCGGTTCAGCCTGATCTGGGTGGGCGTCTGGCTGGGGCTGGTCGTCCCGAACGCCGAGTCGGCCGGCGGTCTGTACGCCGTCGCCTTCCCGGTCACGATGATCTCCAGCGCCCTCGTCGCCCCCTCGCTCATGCCGGACTGGCTGGGCGCGGTCGCCGCCTGGAACCCGGTCTCCTCCACCGTCACCGCCGCCCGGCAGCTGTTCGGCAATCCGGTGGCGAACGGAGGTACCTGGGTCGAGGAGCACGCGCTGCTGATGGCGGTGGTGTGGCCGCTGGTCATCACCCTGCTCTTCCTGCCGCTCGCCGTACGCAGATTCCGGCGGCTCAGCCGCTGA